Sequence from the Dehalococcoidia bacterium genome:
TGCTCTCGTATATATCCCGCGGCAGCCTGGGGTCCCACACGGCGGCGGCGGCATGGAAGACCGTGTCCACGCCTTCGCAGGCCTTTCTCACGGCCGCGGCGTCGCGGACATCGCCAACCATCACCTCGGCGCGGTCGTTCTGCGCTTTTTCGATATCCAGGATGCGGACGCTCGCGCCCTTATCCAGTAGCTGGGAGACGATGGCCCGCCCCAGCATCCCCGCGCCTCCGGTGACCAGGCAGACCTTCGGTTGTGACGGACTTGAGCCATGCGCTGTATTCATGCGATATCCCTCCATAATGACATTCATCCGCGAATGTGGAATCTGTCGCTCAGTAAATCCTCTGGCCTCTTCCTATAGCTATGCCTTCAGCTTGATCTCAGGGTGCCTGGCGGCCAGCATGCGCCGCATGCCGTCACGCCACTGGACCCGGCATCCCCCCGCCATCTCCTTGCGCCGGGCGTTATCAACCACCACCGTCCTGGCCGCAAGAGGGTCGTCCGGGGCCTCCTTGAACTGAACCTTCAAACCCGCGATATCCGCCATGTAGGAACAATAGGTCCGCACATCCACGGCCTCGTCTCCGCCCCAATTGACGATTACCGCCGGGACACCGGCTGCCGCCAGTAGCGCACCGACATGGTTGTGAACATCCTCTTCGTGGATCGGGTTGCACAGCGAAGCGCGGTTCGGCTGAACAGGCACAGGCATGCCTGCTTTCATCCATTCAAACTGCCACGCCGGCAGGCCCCCGTAACCGCCGTAGTACACGTTCATCCGGGCGATGGTGGTGGGCAGCCCCAGTTGTCGGGCGGCGAACCTGGCCACCGCCTCTTGCGCCGTCTTCGATATGACATACGTTGGACAATGCGCCGCCTGCGGGCCGTTAAGAGGGTCCGTCTCCCTGACGGGGTGATTGGGATCCTGCGGCAGCTCGTAGACCGCGCAGCTCGACATGATGAGCACCCCTTTTGCCTTGCGGCAGTGCGTCATCAGCAGGCCGGTGCCCTCGGCATTGACGCGAAGAGCTTCGTCGAAGTCCAGACCTCCCTCCTGGTACACGGCGAAGTGGATCACGTAGCTGAAGTCATCCGGCATGTTCCCATAGTCCGGCCTGGCCAGGTCCATGACGCGCGTGTTCACTCCCGCCTGCTCCAGCTGTTTTTTCTTGTCTTCATCTCTGAAGATGTCCAGGCCCCAGACCTCATTCTCCCCGGCCAGATGTAAAGCCAGAGGGAAGCCAATCTGGCCCGTCAGCCCCGTGAACAGAATCTTCTCACCATTCAGGCTTTTCATTGTCAACTCCTTTTATATCGCCGGCCTACAGTTATGGATCGGTTGATCGATATTAACGATATCTAATCGAGTTATTGCGGCATGACGTTAACCCCCGATTAACTTCGAGATAGGGCGAACACAGGGGTTCGCCCCTACGGAATATACCGACGCGGCAAATCTCTATATTCAACCCCCTGTATCCCCCAGTCTTGTGGGATGTAAAAAATAGTTAGGGGACACCCCTATAACCCCGTCAGGAGACAAAGTCTCCTGTACCTCATATCTTGGTTATCGCACGTAGGGGCTTGATTAATCAAGCCCCTACAACACATCCCCCAGGACGACGTGGCGTTCTCGACATATCCCCACGCATTGGTCACCGGGTAGGGGCACGGCGCGCCGTGCCCGTCGAGTTCCCCCTCTTTTTAGAAGAGGGGGATAGGGGGTGTTCTTCTTTAAAATATCTTCCCTCTCCCTCCGCAGGGAGAGGGTGTGCAGGGTGAGGGCCGTACACGTCATCCTCATTGAGAATCAACCCCCTTTATCACCATACGTCGGTCACCGTGTAGGGGCGACCGGCCGGTCGCCCCTACGGAACCATCGTTTATTTCTCCAGGTAGATATCCCAGACGCAGGCGGGCTCGTCCTTGCTCTGGCGCGGCGGCAGCTTCACCGGGACCCACTTTATCTTGGGGTCGAACCAGTCGGCGGAGCGCTGGTTGTAGGGTATGCAGACCCGTTCGCAGGCCTGTTTCAGGAGCTCCATGTCCCCGTGCTTCTCAAAATAGTCCAGCGCGTGGCACTTGGTGATGGTGTATCGGCCGTGCTCTTTGTCGAAAAGCTCGCAGTCGATATGGAACAGTCCTCCCAGCGAGGCGCTGGTCTGCACATACTTCATCACGGCTTCCACGTCGGCCTTTTCAATGTTCAGTGCGCCGCGGGTGCGCATGACCTCACCCTTGGTGCCGCCCTCCCATACGTCGATGTGGTACTGCCACGCCTGCTTGTCTCCGTACGTTTTTCGCATCAGGCCGAGCCATAACCCGTCGATGCCGAGGTAGTCCCGGCACGCCGCCTGATAAAGCCGGATCAGGGCTTCCTTGGAGAAATCTTCCAGCTTGATGTCCTTTTTGAACGGGCCGCTGTAATCCTGTAGATCTGCCATTTGATACCTCCTGATTTTTTATTTGGATGCTGTTACAGCTTTATTATCGCAGTCATCTAATCGTCATATATCTCGTATCT
This genomic interval carries:
- a CDS encoding NAD(P)-dependent oxidoreductase, producing the protein MKSLNGEKILFTGLTGQIGFPLALHLAGENEVWGLDIFRDEDKKKQLEQAGVNTRVMDLARPDYGNMPDDFSYVIHFAVYQEGGLDFDEALRVNAEGTGLLMTHCRKAKGVLIMSSCAVYELPQDPNHPVRETDPLNGPQAAHCPTYVISKTAQEAVARFAARQLGLPTTIARMNVYYGGYGGLPAWQFEWMKAGMPVPVQPNRASLCNPIHEEDVHNHVGALLAAAGVPAVIVNWGGDEAVDVRTYCSYMADIAGLKVQFKEAPDDPLAARTVVVDNARRKEMAGGCRVQWRDGMRRMLAARHPEIKLKA
- a CDS encoding DUF6125 family protein, which produces MADLQDYSGPFKKDIKLEDFSKEALIRLYQAACRDYLGIDGLWLGLMRKTYGDKQAWQYHIDVWEGGTKGEVMRTRGALNIEKADVEAVMKYVQTSASLGGLFHIDCELFDKEHGRYTITKCHALDYFEKHGDMELLKQACERVCIPYNQRSADWFDPKIKWVPVKLPPRQSKDEPACVWDIYLEK